A genome region from Natronosalvus rutilus includes the following:
- the purL gene encoding phosphoribosylformylglycinamidine synthase subunit PurL encodes MSEADSDHELIVAELGREPTPAEAALFENLWSEHCAYRSSRPLLSAFESEGEQVVVGPGDDAAVVALPSIGGTSEDGSEDGETEGDEDVYITLGIESHNHPSYVDPFDGAATGVGGIVRDTLSMGAYPIALTDSLYFGPFENEHSRYLLEGVVEGISHYGNCIGVPTVGGSVDFHPDYEGNPLVNVACVGLLTEDRLVTAVAQEPGNKLVLVGNATGRDGLGGASFASEDLAEDAETEDRPAVQVGDPYAEKLLIEANEVMIDEGLIESARDLGAAGLGGASSELVAKGSLGAEIDLERVHQREPNMTPLEILLAESQERMCYEVAPENVERVREIAERFDLGCSVIGEVTNGNYVCTHQGETVVDVDAEFLGDGSPMNDLPWEEPTDPETDLPDTDLEDAFDAVVGSPNTASKRWVYRQYDHEVGVRTSVPPGDDAAIVAVRETDTGIDGGTGTGLAISAGAAPNWTVANPRDGARAVALENATNLAVKGTTPLAAVDCLNGGNPEKADVYGGFKAIVDGLAEMCAELSVPVVGGNVSLYNDSVSGPIPPTPTLAMVGTKAGYDAPGLEARSEESSLLLVGDDALERDSFALGGSELLAQFEGTDRFPDLPEAPIDRLETLATVANAESTLATHDVSHGGLAVTLAEMVTADVGLEVALPTDDLAAGLFHELPGRGVIQTTDPDAVVEAFDGVAPVVELGSPTADGTLSITVATEGGDETTVLDRTAADIAALRTVLETELE; translated from the coding sequence ATGAGCGAAGCCGATTCGGACCACGAACTGATCGTCGCCGAGCTGGGCCGAGAGCCCACCCCAGCTGAGGCGGCGCTGTTCGAGAACCTCTGGAGCGAACACTGCGCCTACCGATCCTCGAGACCACTGCTGTCAGCGTTCGAGAGCGAGGGCGAACAGGTCGTCGTGGGGCCGGGCGACGACGCGGCGGTCGTCGCGCTGCCCTCAATCGGCGGCACGAGCGAGGACGGAAGCGAGGATGGCGAAACCGAGGGAGACGAGGACGTTTACATCACCCTCGGCATCGAGAGTCACAACCACCCCTCCTACGTCGACCCCTTCGACGGCGCCGCCACGGGCGTCGGCGGCATCGTCCGGGACACCCTCTCGATGGGCGCCTACCCAATCGCGCTCACCGACAGCCTCTACTTCGGCCCCTTCGAGAACGAACACTCCCGGTACCTCCTCGAGGGCGTCGTCGAGGGAATCAGCCACTACGGGAACTGCATCGGCGTCCCCACCGTCGGGGGCAGCGTCGACTTCCACCCCGACTACGAGGGGAACCCACTGGTGAACGTCGCCTGCGTCGGCCTCCTCACCGAGGACCGCCTCGTGACGGCTGTTGCCCAGGAACCCGGCAACAAACTCGTGCTGGTGGGCAACGCCACCGGCCGGGACGGCCTCGGCGGCGCGAGCTTCGCGAGCGAGGACCTGGCCGAGGACGCCGAAACGGAGGACCGCCCCGCGGTCCAGGTCGGCGACCCCTACGCCGAGAAACTGCTGATCGAGGCCAACGAGGTCATGATCGACGAAGGGCTGATCGAGTCGGCCCGCGACCTCGGCGCCGCCGGCCTCGGTGGCGCCTCGAGTGAACTCGTCGCCAAAGGCAGTCTCGGCGCCGAAATCGACCTCGAACGGGTCCACCAGCGCGAGCCGAACATGACGCCACTCGAGATCCTGCTCGCCGAGTCCCAGGAGCGGATGTGCTACGAGGTCGCCCCCGAGAACGTCGAGCGCGTTCGCGAGATTGCCGAGCGCTTCGATCTGGGCTGTTCAGTCATCGGCGAGGTCACCAACGGCAACTACGTCTGCACCCATCAGGGGGAGACCGTCGTCGACGTTGACGCCGAGTTCCTCGGGGACGGGTCGCCGATGAACGACCTGCCGTGGGAGGAACCGACCGACCCCGAGACCGACCTCCCTGACACTGACCTCGAGGACGCCTTCGATGCCGTCGTCGGCTCGCCCAACACCGCCTCCAAGCGGTGGGTCTACCGGCAGTACGACCACGAAGTGGGGGTCCGGACGAGCGTTCCGCCGGGTGACGACGCGGCGATCGTCGCCGTTCGAGAGACGGATACCGGAATCGACGGGGGAACCGGAACCGGTCTCGCCATCTCCGCAGGGGCCGCCCCGAACTGGACCGTCGCGAACCCGAGAGACGGCGCACGCGCAGTCGCCCTCGAGAACGCCACCAACCTCGCCGTCAAGGGCACGACGCCGCTCGCGGCCGTGGACTGCCTCAACGGCGGCAACCCCGAGAAGGCCGACGTCTACGGCGGCTTCAAGGCCATCGTCGACGGCCTCGCGGAGATGTGTGCCGAGCTCTCGGTGCCGGTCGTCGGCGGCAACGTCTCCCTGTACAACGACTCGGTGAGCGGCCCCATCCCGCCGACGCCGACGCTCGCGATGGTCGGCACGAAGGCGGGCTACGACGCGCCGGGCCTCGAGGCGCGCTCCGAGGAGTCGTCGCTTCTCCTGGTCGGCGACGACGCCCTCGAGCGCGATTCCTTCGCCCTCGGCGGCTCCGAACTCCTGGCCCAGTTCGAGGGCACCGATCGGTTCCCCGATCTCCCTGAAGCGCCCATCGATCGGCTCGAGACGCTCGCCACCGTCGCGAACGCCGAGTCGACGCTTGCCACCCACGACGTGAGCCACGGCGGTCTCGCGGTGACGCTCGCGGAGATGGTGACCGCGGACGTCGGCCTCGAGGTGGCGCTGCCGACCGACGACCTCGCGGCGGGACTGTTTCACGAACTCCCCGGACGGGGAGTGATCCAGACGACCGATCCCGACGCCGTGGTCGAGGCGTTCGACGGCGTCGCACCCGTCGTCGAACTTGGCTCGCCGACCGCAGATGGGACGCTGTCGATTACGGTCGCGACGGAGGGCGGAGACGAGACGACCGTCCTCGATCGAACGGCGGCCGACATCGCCGCTCTCCGTACCGTACTCGAGACGGAACTCGAGTAG
- a CDS encoding chemotaxis protein CheW, whose protein sequence is MTETGGSSEPTGRVSILPFELQTDGYCVESDRVSSVLGVDDTGVVDDAEDPWNAGEIAVGGERIRVVDLARVFAAPTASLDRSSDPMLLVFGVTDDAGAYYGWLVDDVGITRRVDGDRLEPNPRGGAFVAGHLLLEEETYRWLDERAIHD, encoded by the coding sequence ATGACGGAGACTGGTGGCTCGAGCGAGCCGACCGGCCGCGTCTCGATACTGCCGTTCGAACTGCAGACGGACGGCTACTGCGTCGAATCCGATCGAGTCTCGTCGGTGCTGGGCGTCGATGACACCGGCGTCGTCGACGACGCTGAGGACCCCTGGAACGCGGGCGAAATCGCCGTCGGTGGCGAGCGGATCCGGGTCGTCGACCTCGCACGAGTGTTCGCTGCGCCAACGGCGTCGCTCGATCGCTCGAGCGATCCGATGCTCCTCGTATTCGGCGTCACCGACGACGCCGGCGCCTACTACGGGTGGCTGGTCGACGACGTCGGCATCACTCGGCGGGTCGACGGGGACCGCCTCGAGCCAAACCCGCGGGGCGGCGCGTTCGTCGCCGGTCACCTTTTACTCGAGGAGGAGACATATCGCTGGCTCGACGAACGAGCGATTCACGACTAG
- a CDS encoding cation diffusion facilitator family transporter yields MSEGAHRHRRDFRRAAWVNVLGNTVKIAVEGAAGLAFGSFSLLADAAHSLADLVASVVVLVWGTSSYDEPDDTHPHGHDRIEPLTALFVGAVIALLGLSLLNESVQGILYSTDVTFSPLLLGALAFAIVDMYLVYRYTQAINHEIGSTALEALAVDCLNDIYTSLAAVIGVTGVVFGVPELDAVAGGLVSLIVVSQGVAIARENVDYLVGAAPSSEKREAISRTLRNHPGVQGIHDLTVYYDGTVLEVEVHVEVDGEMPLRDAHDLETALVTALREQDDVGDAHVHLDPSGIGEWKDHVES; encoded by the coding sequence ATGAGCGAGGGCGCACACCGACACCGGCGCGACTTCAGGCGAGCGGCCTGGGTGAACGTCCTCGGCAACACCGTCAAAATCGCCGTCGAGGGGGCGGCCGGGCTCGCATTCGGCAGTTTTTCGCTGCTTGCCGACGCCGCCCACTCCCTGGCCGACCTCGTCGCCAGCGTCGTCGTCCTCGTCTGGGGGACGAGCAGTTACGACGAGCCCGACGACACCCACCCCCACGGCCACGACCGGATCGAACCCCTGACGGCGCTGTTCGTCGGCGCGGTCATCGCCCTGCTGGGCCTCTCCCTGCTCAACGAATCCGTCCAGGGTATCCTCTATAGCACCGACGTCACCTTCAGTCCCCTCCTGCTCGGCGCGCTGGCGTTCGCGATCGTCGACATGTACCTCGTCTACCGATACACGCAGGCGATCAACCACGAAATCGGGTCGACCGCGCTCGAAGCCCTCGCGGTCGACTGCCTGAACGACATCTACACCTCCCTCGCGGCGGTGATCGGCGTCACTGGCGTCGTCTTCGGCGTTCCGGAACTCGACGCCGTCGCGGGCGGCCTCGTGAGCCTGATCGTCGTCTCCCAGGGCGTTGCCATCGCCCGCGAGAACGTCGACTACCTCGTCGGCGCCGCCCCCTCGAGCGAGAAGCGCGAGGCCATCTCCCGAACGCTCCGGAACCATCCGGGCGTGCAGGGGATCCACGACCTCACCGTCTACTACGACGGGACAGTCCTCGAGGTCGAGGTCCACGTGGAGGTCGACGGCGAGATGCCCCTGCGAGACGCCCACGACCTCGAGACGGCGCTCGTGACGGCCTTGCGCGAACAGGACGACGTCGGGGACGCTCACGTCCACCTCGATCCCTCGGGGATCGGTGAGTGGAAGGACCACGTCGAATCCTGA
- a CDS encoding HD domain-containing protein yields the protein MKTIKDSVHDHIVVDGVARDLLDTPAVQRLRNIAQLGTVSLVYPSANHTRFEHSLGVYHLACEALEHLGIGGIEADRVQAAAILHDVGHGPFSHNLEELTHRKTGRYHDDVHDLLAVGEIGDVLREHDLEPDAVADLVAGNGRFGQIVSGELDVDRMDYLVRDAHHTGVPYGTIDHGRLVRELRFADGELVLAEGNVQTAESLLVARALMNPTVYSHSVARISKAMLRRAGEQLLEAEETDAHTLQRMDDHDLIVSLRSSDATGEFSRRLDHRDLYKRAVWAEIDDVPGGIIEADHEAIREFEREIADLANVDPETVIIDVPARPSMKESTTRVLVNGDVRQLGRQSPLVDALRAAQYSQWRLGVYSSDDVREPVGRAAVDVLGLDIDGPLVTEVRDGLYATLDQFVD from the coding sequence ATGAAAACCATCAAGGACAGCGTCCACGACCACATCGTGGTCGACGGCGTGGCGCGGGACCTCCTCGACACGCCCGCCGTCCAGCGTCTCCGGAACATTGCCCAACTCGGCACTGTCTCGCTCGTCTACCCCTCCGCGAACCACACCCGCTTCGAGCACAGCCTCGGCGTCTACCACCTCGCCTGCGAGGCCCTCGAGCACCTCGGTATCGGCGGCATCGAGGCCGATCGCGTCCAGGCCGCCGCCATTCTCCACGACGTCGGCCACGGCCCGTTCAGCCACAACCTCGAGGAGCTGACCCACCGGAAGACGGGCCGATACCACGACGATGTCCACGACCTGCTGGCCGTGGGCGAGATTGGCGACGTCCTCCGTGAGCACGACCTCGAGCCCGACGCCGTCGCGGACCTGGTCGCCGGCAACGGTCGCTTCGGGCAGATCGTCTCCGGGGAACTAGACGTCGACCGGATGGACTACCTCGTGCGCGACGCCCATCACACGGGCGTTCCCTACGGGACGATCGATCACGGCCGACTGGTTCGCGAGCTTCGCTTCGCCGACGGCGAACTCGTCCTCGCAGAGGGGAACGTCCAGACCGCCGAGAGCCTCCTAGTCGCTCGCGCGCTGATGAATCCGACCGTCTACAGCCACAGCGTCGCTCGCATCAGCAAGGCGATGCTCCGACGCGCGGGCGAACAGTTGCTCGAGGCCGAGGAAACGGACGCCCACACCCTCCAGCGGATGGATGACCACGACCTGATCGTCTCGTTGCGCTCGAGCGACGCCACCGGAGAATTCTCCCGGCGCCTCGATCACCGCGACCTGTACAAGCGAGCCGTCTGGGCCGAGATCGACGACGTGCCGGGCGGGATCATCGAGGCCGACCACGAGGCGATTCGAGAGTTCGAGCGCGAGATCGCCGACCTGGCGAACGTCGATCCCGAGACGGTCATCATCGACGTCCCCGCTCGTCCGTCGATGAAGGAGTCCACGACGCGCGTGCTGGTCAACGGCGACGTCCGCCAGCTGGGTCGACAGTCCCCGCTCGTGGACGCGCTCCGGGCCGCCCAGTACTCCCAGTGGCGACTCGGCGTTTACTCTTCCGACGACGTCCGCGAACCCGTCGGCCGGGCCGCCGTCGACGTGCTGGGCCTCGACATCGACGGCCCGCTCGTCACCGAGGTGCGTGACGGACTGTACGCGACGCTGGATCAGTTCGTGGACTGA
- a CDS encoding macro domain-containing protein — protein sequence MEFDVIKGDIAAQSANALVNAAGTSLRMGSGVAGALRRGAGPEINEKAIAKGPIDLGEVAVTDAYDLEAEYVVHAAAMPHDGDGKATAESIRDATRNSLERADDLDCQSLVIPALGCGVAGFDLAEGAEIIAREIQAYEPTTLEDVRFIAYDEGEFETIRRVARRLRG from the coding sequence ATGGAGTTCGACGTCATCAAGGGCGACATCGCAGCACAGTCCGCCAACGCCCTCGTCAACGCCGCCGGAACGAGCCTCCGGATGGGATCGGGCGTCGCCGGCGCGCTTCGCCGCGGGGCCGGTCCCGAAATCAACGAGAAGGCGATAGCGAAGGGGCCGATCGACCTCGGCGAAGTCGCCGTCACGGACGCCTACGACCTCGAGGCCGAGTACGTCGTCCACGCGGCGGCGATGCCCCACGACGGCGACGGGAAGGCCACCGCAGAGAGCATCCGTGACGCCACCCGGAACAGCCTCGAGCGCGCCGACGACCTGGACTGTCAGTCGCTCGTGATCCCGGCACTCGGCTGTGGCGTCGCCGGCTTCGACCTCGCCGAGGGCGCCGAGATCATCGCCCGAGAGATTCAGGCTTACGAACCGACCACGCTCGAGGACGTACGATTCATCGCCTACGACGAGGGAGAGTTCGAGACGATTCGACGAGTCGCACGGCGACTCCGGGGCTGA
- a CDS encoding M24 family metallopeptidase, whose translation MYQRDFMEGTRGTQAVDWEERIDVKRMRRERKERALERLQETELGAMLLVSDPNIRYVTGLAMTGGSGADHYTVLTEEGDVIHWDTADHASNQRFNCPWLQDIRYACPGLGNVPRASGRDSARDFLKAKMADTVATALEEYGVDDEVLGIDVGNAGLVSAFEDRGIEVDTGTVPKVMEDARKVKTRDEIECLRQVAAICEAGFQRITETARPGASETDLWGAAAEELWKQGAFVGGGYVTSGPNTWPKHQANTTDRMIRPGDLVYADFYNIGYLGYRSCYYRTFSMGEPTQAQKDAYEIARDNLYDVLERIEPGATTDEICQGFPDMEGEHADFYDADEHWQMTTNHWGHGLGLQLYEVPLIWRGLSPEHPIEIEEGMTMAVETQEPAENQGVRVEEMVVVRENGVEILSQWPVEEITRIDY comes from the coding sequence ATGTACCAGCGGGACTTCATGGAGGGAACGCGCGGGACCCAGGCCGTCGACTGGGAGGAGCGCATCGACGTCAAACGGATGCGCCGCGAGCGAAAGGAGCGCGCCCTCGAGCGCCTCCAGGAGACCGAACTGGGCGCCATGCTCCTCGTCTCGGACCCGAACATCCGCTACGTCACCGGCCTGGCGATGACCGGCGGCAGCGGGGCCGACCACTACACGGTCCTCACCGAGGAGGGCGACGTAATTCACTGGGACACCGCCGACCACGCGAGCAACCAGCGGTTCAACTGCCCGTGGCTCCAGGACATCCGCTACGCCTGCCCCGGACTCGGCAACGTCCCCCGCGCCTCCGGCCGCGACTCCGCGCGTGACTTCCTCAAGGCGAAAATGGCCGACACCGTGGCGACGGCCCTCGAGGAGTACGGCGTGGACGACGAGGTGCTGGGCATCGACGTCGGGAACGCCGGCCTGGTGAGCGCCTTCGAGGACCGTGGGATCGAGGTCGACACCGGGACCGTGCCAAAGGTGATGGAAGATGCTCGCAAGGTCAAGACCCGCGACGAGATCGAGTGTCTGCGCCAGGTCGCGGCCATCTGCGAGGCCGGGTTCCAGCGAATCACCGAGACCGCCCGCCCCGGAGCCAGCGAGACCGACCTCTGGGGCGCCGCCGCGGAGGAGCTCTGGAAGCAGGGGGCGTTCGTCGGCGGCGGCTACGTCACCTCTGGACCGAACACCTGGCCGAAACACCAGGCGAACACCACCGATCGGATGATCCGGCCCGGCGACCTCGTCTACGCCGACTTCTACAATATCGGTTACCTGGGCTACCGCTCGTGTTACTACCGCACCTTCAGCATGGGCGAGCCAACCCAGGCCCAAAAAGACGCCTACGAGATCGCCCGCGACAACCTCTACGACGTCCTCGAGCGCATCGAACCCGGCGCGACGACCGACGAGATCTGCCAGGGCTTCCCGGACATGGAAGGCGAGCACGCCGACTTCTACGACGCCGACGAACACTGGCAGATGACGACTAACCACTGGGGCCACGGACTGGGCCTCCAGCTCTACGAGGTGCCGCTGATCTGGCGCGGCCTCTCCCCCGAGCACCCGATCGAGATCGAGGAGGGGATGACGATGGCCGTCGAGACCCAGGAGCCCGCGGAGAACCAGGGCGTGCGCGTCGAGGAGATGGTCGTCGTCCGCGAGAATGGCGTCGAGATCCTGAGCCAGTGGCCGGTCGAAGAGATTACGCGCATCGACTACTGA
- a CDS encoding fluoride efflux transporter FluC, producing the protein MSDTALTRLETLALIAIGGFAGSNLRFFAFGALPDDIALLAVNVVGSAVLGFLVYEAQYRGRIDPATRIFLTTGFLSSLTTYSGFALQAGTADGPLLFGTIVVGNYALGFAGVLVGRSLARAAGGDRS; encoded by the coding sequence ATGTCCGACACCGCACTCACTCGCCTCGAGACGCTCGCCCTGATCGCCATCGGCGGCTTCGCCGGGTCGAACCTCCGATTCTTCGCGTTCGGCGCTCTTCCCGATGACATCGCTCTCCTCGCCGTCAACGTCGTCGGGAGCGCCGTCCTCGGCTTTCTCGTCTACGAGGCCCAGTACCGGGGGCGGATCGACCCGGCCACCCGGATCTTTCTGACGACGGGCTTTCTCTCGTCGCTGACGACGTACAGCGGCTTCGCGTTGCAAGCGGGGACCGCCGATGGGCCGCTGCTATTCGGCACCATCGTCGTCGGCAACTACGCGCTCGGTTTCGCCGGCGTCCTCGTCGGACGGTCGCTGGCTCGAGCAGCGGGCGGTGATCGCTCGTGA
- a CDS encoding rubrerythrin-like domain-containing protein, which yields MKDAPYDPAAESTYECLECGDTVTATTNPGTCPACGVAYRNTAMPIE from the coding sequence ATGAAGGATGCTCCATACGATCCAGCGGCCGAATCGACCTACGAGTGCCTCGAGTGCGGGGACACGGTCACCGCGACGACAAACCCCGGAACCTGTCCCGCGTGCGGGGTCGCCTATCGGAACACGGCGATGCCGATCGAGTAA
- the crcB gene encoding fluoride efflux transporter CrcB encodes MNADLPLAFANALARLADGVEPAHLIGVGGAVGALARHWVFQRLSWDSFPVATLAVNVLGSFLLGVVAFANPGPATAQFVGTGICGAFTTFSTFSVETVQLLERGDRRPAAIAAGSNLLASLGSIWLAWWLVSL; translated from the coding sequence GTGAACGCCGACCTCCCCCTCGCGTTCGCGAACGCGCTGGCTCGACTCGCGGACGGCGTCGAGCCGGCCCACCTCATCGGCGTCGGTGGTGCCGTTGGCGCGCTCGCTCGTCACTGGGTGTTCCAGCGCCTCTCCTGGGACTCGTTCCCGGTCGCGACCCTCGCGGTCAACGTGCTGGGAAGTTTCCTGCTGGGCGTGGTCGCGTTCGCCAATCCCGGACCCGCGACCGCCCAGTTCGTCGGGACGGGAATCTGCGGCGCGTTCACGACGTTTTCGACGTTCTCAGTCGAAACTGTCCAGTTGCTCGAGCGCGGGGATCGTCGCCCGGCAGCCATCGCGGCCGGGTCGAACCTGCTGGCGTCGCTGGGTTCGATCTGGCTGGCGTGGTGGCTGGTTTCGCTCTGA
- a CDS encoding amidohydrolase family protein: protein MKLTGTILRGTDLEPVEGRLVVGDDGRIEAIEEETVESDDVVLPAFINAHTHVGDSIAKEAGGGLSLEELVAPPDGLKHRLLRDASREELVSAVRTSLEYMERGGTAVCFDFREGGVAGVEVLREAASSQAIDAYAFARESLEAMEAGDGFGASGANDDTFDREREATREAGKPFAIHAGEADPSDLHPAMDLEPEFLVHVVHPEDDHLERIAREEIPVVVCPRSNLVTGVGLPPVEELLERTTLALGTDNVMLNSPSMFREMEFLAKCSDLPAREILRMATINGAALMDLEYGSLEAGNVARVLVLDGDSPNLDGVRDPVRAVVRRAGVDDVKRVVFAD, encoded by the coding sequence ATGAAACTCACCGGAACGATTCTTCGGGGAACGGACCTCGAGCCAGTCGAGGGACGGCTGGTCGTCGGCGACGACGGCCGAATCGAGGCCATCGAGGAGGAAACGGTCGAGAGCGACGACGTCGTGCTCCCGGCGTTTATCAACGCCCACACCCACGTCGGCGACTCCATCGCGAAGGAAGCCGGCGGCGGGCTTTCCCTCGAGGAACTGGTCGCGCCGCCGGACGGCCTCAAGCATCGCCTGCTTCGAGACGCCAGTCGCGAGGAACTCGTCTCGGCCGTCCGAACCTCGCTCGAGTACATGGAACGCGGCGGCACGGCGGTCTGTTTCGACTTCCGCGAGGGCGGCGTCGCGGGCGTGGAGGTACTTCGCGAGGCCGCCTCAAGTCAGGCGATCGACGCCTACGCGTTCGCTCGCGAATCGCTCGAGGCGATGGAGGCGGGCGACGGGTTCGGGGCCAGCGGGGCCAACGACGACACCTTCGACCGCGAGCGCGAGGCGACCCGCGAAGCTGGCAAGCCCTTCGCCATCCACGCGGGCGAGGCCGACCCCAGCGACCTCCACCCGGCGATGGACCTCGAGCCGGAGTTTCTGGTCCACGTCGTCCACCCCGAGGACGACCACCTCGAGCGGATCGCGAGGGAAGAAATTCCCGTCGTGGTCTGTCCGCGCTCGAACCTCGTCACCGGGGTCGGCCTCCCGCCCGTCGAGGAGTTGCTCGAGCGAACGACGCTCGCGCTGGGCACCGACAACGTGATGCTCAACTCGCCGTCGATGTTCCGGGAGATGGAGTTCCTCGCGAAGTGCTCCGACCTCCCCGCTCGCGAAATCCTGCGGATGGCGACGATCAACGGGGCCGCCCTGATGGATTTGGAGTACGGCTCGCTCGAGGCTGGAAACGTTGCCCGCGTGCTGGTGCTCGACGGCGATTCGCCGAATCTCGACGGCGTCCGCGACCCCGTCCGGGCGGTCGTTCGACGAGCCGGGGTCGACGACGTGAAACGAGTCGTCTTCGCCGACTGA
- a CDS encoding response regulator transcription factor, translating to MPTEPHVLIVEDEPNLATLYGAWLEDEVSVETAYDGTDALDAIDETVDIVLLDRRMPGLPGDTVLETIRQRDLDCRVAMVTAVEPDFDIIGLGFDDYLVKPVSKTELTSLIDQLLLRSSYDDQLQKFFALASKKALLDGQKTVAERRTSQEYAVLEDRLAVLRATVDDTMMELLERDVYRRLCEDISRTPIATE from the coding sequence ATGCCAACCGAACCCCACGTCCTGATCGTTGAAGACGAACCCAACCTGGCGACGCTCTACGGCGCCTGGCTCGAGGACGAGGTGTCCGTCGAGACCGCCTACGACGGCACGGACGCCCTCGACGCCATCGACGAGACGGTCGATATCGTGCTCCTCGACCGCCGAATGCCGGGTCTCCCGGGCGACACCGTCCTCGAGACCATCCGGCAACGCGACCTCGACTGTCGCGTAGCCATGGTGACGGCGGTCGAACCGGACTTCGACATCATCGGACTGGGATTTGACGACTACCTCGTCAAGCCGGTCTCGAAGACCGAGCTCACCTCGCTGATCGACCAGTTGCTGTTGCGCTCGAGCTACGACGACCAGCTCCAGAAATTCTTCGCACTCGCGTCGAAGAAGGCGCTCCTGGACGGGCAGAAAACCGTCGCTGAGCGACGGACCAGCCAGGAGTACGCCGTTCTCGAGGATCGCCTGGCGGTGTTGCGGGCGACCGTCGACGATACCATGATGGAACTGCTCGAACGGGACGTCTATCGCCGCCTCTGTGAAGATATCTCCAGAACGCCGATCGCGACCGAGTAG